From Verrucomicrobiia bacterium, a single genomic window includes:
- a CDS encoding Dabb family protein, protein MFSHVVIFWTNPARPEAADALVAGAEQYLRPIPGIVHFHVGKMVPSGRAVVEQSYAVGLNLVFPDKATQDAYQVHPLHVEFVEKVFKPNCTRVVVYDFA, encoded by the coding sequence ATGTTTTCACACGTGGTCATTTTTTGGACCAACCCGGCGCGGCCGGAGGCGGCGGATGCCCTGGTGGCGGGGGCCGAGCAGTATCTGCGGCCGATTCCGGGCATTGTGCATTTTCACGTGGGCAAGATGGTGCCCAGCGGGCGGGCGGTGGTGGAGCAGAGCTACGCGGTGGGGTTGAACCTTGTGTTTCCGGACAAGGCGACGCAGGACGCCTACCAGGTGCATCCGCTGCATGTGGAGTTTGTGGAGAAGGTGTTCAAACCGAACTGCACGCGGGTGGTGGTGTACGATTTTGCGTAA
- a CDS encoding family 20 glycosylhydrolase translates to MNIPKFLLPALALWALAAAPAAAAEPFPVRGLCIQAPAPRQVERFARWMTNELAARGVNTLILRVDFNYEYQSHPELRGGAPLTPTDVQRLVQAARTAGIQLIPQINLLGHQSWQSTPGKLLQVYPEFDETPWVQLPAKYQWPNPDRLYCKSYCPLHPGVHKVVFALVDELCDAFDARAFHAGMDEVFYLGEDRCPRCGGKDKSALFAGEVTRIREHLKNRNRELWIWGDRLLDGRTTGIGEWEASFNDTHRAIDMIPKDVVICDWHYERAHPTPIYFALKGFRVVACPWNRAEVGAQQVRDLLLMRERAAPPVRQRLLGVVQTVWSGVDAFWREWDSLKNDPPPPPDQARVARCFLRVSEEWKAAPPPPTGTSNR, encoded by the coding sequence ATGAACATCCCCAAATTTCTCCTCCCGGCCCTGGCGCTCTGGGCCCTCGCCGCCGCCCCCGCCGCGGCGGCCGAGCCCTTTCCCGTCCGCGGCCTCTGCATCCAGGCCCCCGCCCCGCGGCAGGTCGAGCGTTTCGCCCGCTGGATGACCAATGAACTGGCCGCGCGCGGCGTGAACACCCTCATCCTGCGCGTGGATTTTAACTACGAGTACCAGAGCCATCCCGAGCTGCGCGGCGGCGCCCCCCTCACCCCCACGGACGTGCAACGCCTCGTCCAGGCCGCGCGCACCGCCGGCATCCAGCTCATCCCCCAAATCAACCTCCTCGGCCATCAATCCTGGCAAAGCACCCCCGGCAAACTGCTCCAGGTCTATCCCGAATTTGACGAAACCCCCTGGGTCCAACTGCCCGCCAAATACCAGTGGCCCAACCCGGACCGCCTCTATTGCAAAAGCTACTGCCCCCTCCATCCCGGCGTGCACAAGGTGGTTTTTGCCCTGGTGGACGAATTATGCGACGCCTTCGACGCCCGCGCCTTCCACGCCGGCATGGACGAAGTGTTCTACCTCGGCGAGGACCGCTGCCCCCGCTGCGGCGGCAAGGACAAATCCGCCCTCTTTGCCGGCGAAGTCACCCGCATCCGCGAGCACCTGAAAAACCGCAACCGCGAGCTGTGGATCTGGGGCGACCGCCTGCTCGACGGCCGCACCACCGGCATCGGCGAATGGGAGGCCAGCTTCAATGACACCCATCGCGCCATTGATATGATCCCCAAAGACGTGGTGATCTGCGACTGGCATTATGAGCGCGCCCATCCCACCCCCATTTATTTTGCCCTCAAAGGTTTCCGCGTCGTGGCCTGCCCCTGGAACCGCGCCGAGGTGGGCGCCCAACAGGTGCGCGACCTCCTTCTCATGCGCGAGCGCGCCGCCCCCCCGGTGCGCCAACGCCTCCTGGGCGTCGTGCAAACAGTCTGGAGCGGCGTGGACGCCTTCTGGCGTGAATGGGACAGCCTCAAAAACGATCCCCCGCCCCCGCCCGATCAGGCCCGCGTGGCCCGCTGCTTCCTGCGCGTGAGCGAGGAATGGAAGGCCGCGCCCCCGCCACCAACCGGCACATCCAACCGTTAA